In a single window of the Necator americanus strain Aroian chromosome X, whole genome shotgun sequence genome:
- a CDS encoding hypothetical protein (NECATOR_CHRX.G26187.T1), with the protein MQHYRCYPCCPILLGKHREKNCSVHLAFLDLDKLSTVSHMSSYGCPRGPIEYQKNMWGGRNCFMRSLPALCGVNKQAIPCTSRGSSGFITFALLFMLCVDTITKGIQNPHLWTLLFADDIMLTSESRDDLQKQVRSWKNRLQQHGLLPVYQKLSTWSDQG; encoded by the coding sequence atgcagcactatagatgctatccatgctgtcccaTCCTCCTGgggaaacatcgagagaagaactgTAGTGttcatcttgcttttctcgatctcgacaagctttcgaccgtgtcccacatgagctctTACGGATGTCCACGAGGTcccatagagtaccagaagaatatgtgggGTGGACGAaactgctttatgcgaagcctaccagcgttgtgcGGTGTGAACAAGCAGGCTATTCCTTGTAccagtaggggttcatcaggatTCATCACTTTCGCCCTGCTGTTCATGCTGTGCGTGGACACAATAACGAAGGGAATCCAGAACCCACATTTGTGGACcttactctttgccgacgatatTATGCTcacgtcggagtctcgagatgatcttcaaaAACAAGTACGCTCTTGGAAGAATCGGCTGCAGCAACATGGATTGCTTCCAGtgtatcaaaaactgagtacatggagtgatCAAGGATAG
- a CDS encoding hypothetical protein (NECATOR_CHRX.G26186.T1), with protein sequence MAVKVGTGEVELRVFSVYAPQVSWFKEEKACFWEDLEQYVQSLEGEEVLLIGEDFNGYVGSREDGFESRYGRYGYGARNNDGFRILEYAVASEQVLTCSIRKEGRI encoded by the coding sequence atggctgtaaaagtaggcacaggagaagtggaattgcgcgTCTTCTCTGTTTATGCGCCACAGGTGAGCTGgtttaaagaagagaaggcgtgtttttgggaagatctggagcagtatgTCCAATCTCTGGAAGGTgaagaagtacttctaatCGGAGAAGACTTCAACGGATACGTCGGTTCCCGGGAAGACGGCTTCGAGAGTCGTTATGGAagatacggctatggagctcgtaacaaCGACGGATtccgaatcctggagtatgctgttgcaagtgagcAAGTGCTAACATGCAGTATCAGAAAAGAAggtcgcatttga
- a CDS encoding hypothetical protein (NECATOR_CHRX.G26186.T2) codes for MVARLRLSRFNHKATKETRWRGFKSRKLGDGYKLIFYGTSNRNVISVILSETFRNSVTAVDRLSDCLMAVKVGTGEVELRVFSVYAPQVSWFKEEKACFWEDLEQYVQSLEGEEVLLIGEDFNGYVGSREDGFESRYGRYGYGARNNDGFRILEYAVARFESHLYRLSNPVKVDVQHHLLLMDLKIFRPKERRPRTRQPEDRGSYLATKREAKKAVSKAKSERCKAVQILERWREYYNQLCNEEFCYPPIPTVPSVEGLVLPITTDEVSADLAKMKLNIATGPDDIPTDV; via the exons atggtggcgagacttcgtctcagCAGGTTCAACCACAAAGCCACAAAG gagactcgctggagaGGCTTCAAGTCAAGGAAATtgggcgatggctacaagctcatctTCTACGGCACATCAAACCGCAATGTTATTAGTGTCATATTGAGCGAGACGTTTAGAAacagcgtcacagcggtggatcgactatcagATTGCCtaatggctgtaaaagtaggcacaggagaagtggaattgcgcgTCTTCTCTGTTTATGCGCCACAGGTGAGCTGgtttaaagaagagaaggcgtgtttttgggaagatctggagcagtatgTCCAATCTCTGGAAGGTgaagaagtacttctaatCGGAGAAGACTTCAACGGATACGTCGGTTCCCGGGAAGACGGCTTCGAGAGTCGTTATGGAagatacggctatggagctcgtaacaaCGACGGATtccgaatcctggagtatgctgttgcaa GATTCGAAAGTCATCTCTACAGACTTTCGAATCCTGTGAAAGTCGACGTCCAGCACCATTTGCTCCtcatggacttgaaaatcttccGTCCAAAGGAGAGGCGTCCAAG gacacgtcagcctgaagatcgtgGTTCTTACCTAGCgacgaagagggaggctaagaaggcagtctccaaggcgaagtccgAACGCTGCAAGGCTGT TCAGATCCtagagaggtggcgagagtactacaatcagttgtgtaacgaagagttctgctATCCCCCAatcccaactgttcccagcgtcgagggtcttGTTTTACCAATTACTACAGACGAAGTCAGTGCTGACCTCGCTAAAATGAAGTTGAACAtagcaaccggtcctgatgacatacctacTGACGTCTGA